One genomic window of [Clostridium] scindens ATCC 35704 includes the following:
- a CDS encoding phage tail family protein — MRADVKINDLWMFLMGWLREEIDFPTPQSQTNTVVVPGRNAPIRFTEALGRVSYQPRSFTITLSMLGSREKFHQMKDVLANLYAGQLCHVILSEEPELYAVGTLELEPAYDPLTGKGQMVLSCADGDAYRYHTEETEVSITGGGTAILNNDYMPVVPTVVTTAETALNWRIGEDVFRKSVSVGTWTFPELELQEGQNSVSITGEGTTTFRYREGRL, encoded by the coding sequence ATGAGGGCAGATGTGAAAATCAATGATTTGTGGATGTTTTTGATGGGCTGGCTCCGGGAGGAGATCGACTTTCCAACGCCGCAGTCACAGACCAATACGGTTGTGGTACCGGGGCGCAATGCTCCGATCCGTTTTACGGAGGCTCTTGGGCGGGTATCCTACCAGCCCCGGAGCTTTACCATTACCCTGTCCATGTTAGGGAGCCGGGAAAAGTTTCATCAGATGAAGGATGTTCTTGCCAATCTCTATGCCGGGCAGCTATGCCACGTGATTCTTAGTGAGGAGCCGGAACTATATGCCGTTGGTACCTTGGAACTGGAACCCGCCTATGATCCCCTCACTGGAAAGGGCCAGATGGTGCTGTCCTGCGCGGATGGGGATGCCTACAGGTATCATACAGAAGAAACGGAAGTTTCTATTACGGGAGGCGGCACGGCGATCCTGAACAATGATTATATGCCTGTCGTACCTACGGTAGTCACGACAGCGGAGACAGCACTGAACTGGAGGATTGGTGAAGATGTATTCCGCAAATCCGTCAGTGTCGGGACATGGACATTCCCGGAACTGGAACTGCAGGAAGGGCAAAACTCGGTCAGCATTACGGGAGAAGGAACGACTACCTTCCGGTATCGGGAGGGACGCTTATGA
- a CDS encoding phage tail protein, with product MSLFRVFVDNQLFYHPHLSQLSITEAKVQEDAENIDSLTLSAPFNHPYLSAIQPMASTIVCKKDALTVFEGRALDDGTDFYNTHTWTCESCLAYLKDTMQPPFSYQGPLRGLLEQFLSVHNAAVEEKKQFTLGMVTVTDNNDYISYSNSDYSVTMDAIQDKLIKTHGGYLQVRYTENGKVLDYLEDFPDRSLQTVEFGKNLTDVKITRDHTERVTALIPLGAKLTETDEDGNETETNTRLDITAVNDGKNYVYDEEAVEEIGWIWTTEIWEDVTLAGNLLRKANARLSELVKGVTSMELTIVDESDTGADIGDIRARMYVRCISKPHGIDGTYLCLSRTRDYLDPSGNTITIGAAGVRLTSQSAKQEQNITSIEDDLLGQTSKIEVITGKVDQINAQKMYRTELVVDGVNIFRDKGQRSILRCRVYSWDKEITDTLPASSFVWHRNSGREDLDADWDSSHIGMKSITVTTEDVTDNASFYCEITI from the coding sequence ATGAGCCTGTTTCGAGTTTTTGTAGACAATCAGTTATTTTACCACCCACACCTGTCTCAGCTTTCCATCACGGAGGCGAAGGTGCAGGAGGATGCGGAGAATATTGACAGCCTGACCCTCTCTGCTCCGTTCAACCATCCTTATCTTTCTGCGATTCAGCCGATGGCTTCGACCATTGTCTGCAAAAAGGATGCTCTTACGGTATTTGAGGGGCGGGCCTTAGATGATGGGACGGATTTTTATAATACGCACACATGGACCTGCGAGTCCTGCCTTGCGTATTTGAAGGACACCATGCAGCCTCCATTTTCCTATCAGGGGCCGCTCCGTGGGCTGCTGGAGCAGTTCCTCTCTGTGCATAACGCTGCGGTGGAAGAAAAAAAGCAGTTCACCCTTGGCATGGTGACAGTGACGGATAACAACGATTATATCAGCTACAGCAATTCCGACTATTCGGTAACAATGGATGCCATACAGGACAAGCTGATCAAGACACACGGCGGCTACCTGCAGGTGCGTTATACCGAGAATGGGAAGGTGCTGGATTATCTGGAGGACTTTCCAGACCGGTCGCTGCAGACCGTGGAGTTTGGCAAGAATCTCACGGATGTGAAGATTACCCGTGACCACACGGAGCGGGTGACGGCTCTGATTCCGCTGGGGGCGAAACTTACGGAGACCGATGAGGATGGCAACGAAACCGAGACGAATACCCGGCTGGATATTACGGCGGTGAACGATGGCAAGAACTATGTGTACGATGAGGAAGCGGTCGAAGAAATCGGATGGATCTGGACGACCGAGATCTGGGAGGATGTGACGCTGGCAGGGAACCTGCTGCGGAAAGCAAATGCCAGACTCTCGGAACTTGTGAAAGGTGTCACCAGCATGGAACTGACCATCGTGGATGAATCGGATACGGGTGCGGATATCGGAGACATAAGGGCAAGGATGTATGTGCGCTGCATTTCCAAGCCACACGGGATTGACGGGACATACCTGTGTCTCAGCCGGACACGGGACTATCTTGACCCTTCCGGCAACACCATTACCATTGGTGCCGCAGGTGTCCGGCTGACTTCCCAGTCCGCCAAGCAAGAGCAAAATATCACTTCTATTGAAGATGATCTGTTAGGGCAGACCTCCAAGATCGAGGTGATTACGGGAAAAGTCGATCAGATCAATGCACAAAAGATGTACCGGACGGAACTGGTGGTGGATGGGGTGAACATCTTCCGGGATAAGGGGCAGCGCAGTATCCTTCGCTGCCGGGTGTATTCGTGGGATAAGGAAATCACGGATACCCTTCCGGCCAGCAGCTTTGTCTGGCATCGGAATTCCGGCCGGGAAGACCTTGATGCAGACTGGGACAGTTCCCATATTGGGATGAAATCTATCACGGTTACCACGGAAGATGTGACTGACAACGCATCATTCTATTGTGAAATCACAATTTAA
- a CDS encoding DUF859 family phage minor structural protein: MASSGSFSGSIRDGHYKLRVDWSQSKNVSANTSTVTCKLYLVNDWSLNISGRSDNTCTIDGSAQTFSSPAISITGTHLLGTVSRTVNHASDGSKSLAISAVFQIRATLSGTYYGTITASANITLDSIPRASSVSAANMTIGSAGTITISRASSSFTHTLTYSFGNTSGTIATKTTATSVSWTPALSLASQIPNATSGTCTITCTTYNGNTNIGSKTCTLSLSVPASVKPTITSLTASRIDGEVPSAWGIYVQTKSKAKLTINGSAGSYGSTIKSYSITGGGYSGSASTLTTGFLNNSGTITFKATVTDSRGRVSAEASVSITVTAYSPPYFNSSLSQRCLSNGTLDDDGTYIHALVSFGYSTCGGKNTLKTSAQYKQVSAEQWTDAGVTFASNTAFTYGKGQISTETSYDVRYILEDAFSTISVQEIVSTAAVVMDFKNGGKGVAIGKVSESDNTFEVAENWDVKVYGMLLKEYIQQFAKTIYPVGSIYMSVTSTNPATYFGGTWVAWGSGRVPVGINTSDSNFNTVEKTGGASAVTLTASQMPSHTHTFTGSSTTTNSAGGHTHNIGRDTDGGAGSSRYTVHSAGTSGAQATSPTSSAGAHTHSLTPKGKNANTGGGGSHTNLQPYIVCYMWKRTA, encoded by the coding sequence ATGGCATCCAGCGGCAGTTTTTCCGGTTCCATCCGGGACGGCCACTATAAGCTGCGGGTGGACTGGTCGCAGAGCAAGAATGTCTCTGCCAATACGTCTACGGTTACCTGTAAGCTGTATCTGGTGAATGACTGGAGTCTGAATATCAGTGGGCGAAGCGACAATACCTGCACCATTGACGGATCGGCTCAGACTTTTTCCTCCCCAGCGATTAGTATCACGGGGACACATTTGCTGGGAACAGTATCAAGGACGGTCAATCATGCCAGCGATGGCAGTAAGTCCTTAGCGATTTCAGCAGTGTTCCAGATCCGGGCAACCTTAAGTGGGACGTACTATGGAACAATCACAGCCAGCGCCAATATCACGCTGGATAGCATACCCCGTGCCTCCAGCGTATCTGCTGCGAATATGACGATAGGGTCTGCCGGTACGATTACGATCAGCAGGGCCTCTTCTTCGTTCACCCATACGCTGACGTATTCCTTTGGAAATACCAGCGGGACAATTGCAACCAAGACAACGGCAACTTCTGTATCGTGGACGCCAGCCTTGTCTCTGGCCAGCCAGATCCCGAATGCCACCAGCGGTACCTGCACGATCACCTGCACCACCTACAACGGGAATACGAATATCGGCTCCAAAACCTGTACGCTCAGTTTAAGTGTCCCAGCCAGTGTGAAGCCCACGATCACCAGCCTGACTGCATCCCGGATTGACGGGGAAGTACCCAGTGCGTGGGGCATTTATGTACAGACGAAATCGAAGGCCAAGCTGACGATCAATGGGTCGGCAGGAAGCTATGGTTCTACGATCAAGTCCTATTCCATTACGGGCGGCGGATACAGTGGCTCGGCATCTACGCTGACCACAGGTTTCCTCAACAATTCCGGGACGATTACTTTTAAGGCCACGGTAACGGATTCCAGAGGACGGGTATCGGCGGAGGCTTCCGTTTCCATCACGGTGACCGCCTATTCCCCGCCATATTTCAATTCCTCCCTGTCCCAGCGGTGCTTAAGCAACGGGACGCTGGATGATGACGGGACATATATCCATGCGCTGGTGTCCTTTGGATATTCTACCTGTGGCGGAAAGAACACCCTCAAAACTTCTGCTCAGTACAAGCAGGTGTCTGCGGAGCAGTGGACGGATGCCGGGGTAACCTTTGCGTCCAATACGGCTTTCACTTACGGAAAAGGGCAGATCTCTACGGAGACTTCCTATGATGTGCGGTACATACTGGAAGATGCCTTCAGCACCATTTCTGTGCAGGAGATTGTCTCCACGGCGGCTGTGGTCATGGACTTTAAAAACGGCGGCAAAGGTGTGGCGATTGGAAAGGTATCGGAAAGTGATAATACCTTTGAAGTGGCCGAGAACTGGGATGTAAAAGTCTATGGGATGCTCCTGAAAGAATATATCCAGCAATTTGCAAAAACGATTTATCCGGTAGGCAGCATCTATATGAGTGTCACTTCTACCAATCCCGCTACTTATTTTGGAGGCACTTGGGTGGCGTGGGGCAGCGGCAGGGTGCCGGTAGGAATTAACACATCGGATAGCAACTTTAATACGGTGGAGAAAACAGGCGGAGCATCGGCCGTCACACTGACTGCCAGCCAGATGCCAAGCCATACACATACGTTTACCGGAAGTTCTACCACGACCAACAGTGCAGGCGGTCATACGCACAATATTGGTCGTGATACGGATGGAGGTGCAGGCAGCAGCCGATACACAGTGCATAGTGCAGGAACTTCTGGGGCACAGGCTACTTCCCCGACCAGTAGTGCCGGGGCGCATACTCACTCACTGACTCCAAAAGGGAAGAACGCAAATACGGGAGGTGGCGGCTCTCACACCAACCTGCAGCCCTATATCGTCTGCTATATGTGGAAGCGGACAGCATAA
- a CDS encoding phage holin family protein, translated as MKEFWNTIQLIFSAVGGWLGYFLGGCDGLLYALIAFVVIDYITGVMCAIINRELSSAVGFKGIFRKVLIFLLVGIANIIDVQVIGTGAVLRTAVIFFYISNEGVSLLENAGHLGLPIPEKIKTVLEQLHDRAENGKEGNE; from the coding sequence ATGAAAGAATTCTGGAACACCATCCAACTCATCTTTTCCGCTGTGGGCGGCTGGCTGGGGTATTTCCTTGGCGGCTGTGATGGCTTGCTTTATGCCCTGATCGCCTTCGTGGTGATCGACTACATCACGGGTGTGATGTGCGCCATCATCAACCGGGAGTTATCCAGCGCGGTCGGCTTCAAAGGGATCTTCCGAAAAGTGCTGATCTTCCTGCTTGTCGGGATTGCAAACATCATCGATGTGCAGGTGATCGGAACTGGGGCGGTATTACGGACAGCGGTGATCTTTTTCTACATCTCCAATGAAGGCGTGAGCCTGCTGGAGAATGCAGGACATCTGGGACTGCCAATCCCGGAAAAGATCAAAACGGTATTAGAGCAGCTCCATGACAGAGCAGAAAACGGAAAGGAAGGTAATGAATAA
- a CDS encoding N-acetylmuramoyl-L-alanine amidase codes for MAYTNSSLVSYTKLSPNHSGQRTHSIDRITPHCVVGQLTAESICGCFTSPSREASCNYGIGKDGKIALCVEEKNRSWCSSSSANDQRAVTIECASDLNHPYAMTNAVYNSLVKLCTDICKRNGKKKLLWLGDKNKTLNYSPKSDEMVLTVHRWFANKSCPGDWLYSRLGDLASKVTAALGGSSSGSAGSVLYRVRKNWSDAKSQKGAFNNLDNAKKCADSNAGYSVFDESGKVVYTGKQSGAESSTGSFLVQVTVTDLNIRKGPGTNYGKTGKYTGKGVFTITEVKSGTGSTNGWGKLKSGAGWISLDYCKRL; via the coding sequence ATGGCTTACACAAACAGTTCACTTGTATCTTACACAAAACTCAGCCCCAACCACTCTGGGCAGAGGACGCATTCCATTGACCGGATTACGCCCCACTGTGTGGTCGGCCAGCTGACGGCGGAGAGCATCTGCGGATGCTTTACCAGCCCGTCCAGAGAGGCCAGCTGCAATTATGGCATCGGGAAAGACGGAAAGATCGCACTTTGCGTGGAGGAGAAGAACCGCTCCTGGTGTTCTTCCAGTAGCGCCAATGACCAGAGGGCAGTCACCATTGAGTGCGCCAGCGATTTGAATCATCCCTATGCAATGACCAACGCCGTTTACAATTCCCTCGTGAAACTGTGTACGGATATCTGCAAACGGAATGGGAAAAAGAAACTTCTCTGGCTGGGGGATAAGAATAAGACGCTGAATTACTCGCCGAAGTCTGATGAGATGGTACTCACCGTCCATCGCTGGTTTGCGAACAAATCCTGTCCGGGGGACTGGCTGTATTCCCGGCTTGGGGATCTGGCCTCCAAGGTAACGGCAGCACTGGGAGGCTCGTCTTCCGGATCGGCAGGCTCGGTCTTATACCGTGTCCGCAAAAACTGGTCGGATGCCAAGAGCCAAAAGGGGGCTTTCAACAATCTGGATAATGCCAAGAAATGCGCTGACTCCAATGCTGGCTATTCTGTATTCGATGAAAGCGGCAAGGTGGTTTATACCGGAAAGCAGTCGGGCGCTGAAAGTTCAACCGGTTCATTCTTAGTTCAGGTAACAGTAACAGATCTGAATATCCGCAAAGGTCCTGGTACGAACTATGGCAAGACGGGGAAATATACGGGAAAAGGTGTGTTCACTATTACCGAGGTGAAATCCGGCACCGGATCGACCAATGGCTGGGGAAAACTCAAGAGCGGCGCTGGTTGGATTTCCCTGGATTACTGTAAACGACTTTAA
- a CDS encoding SHOCT domain-containing protein, whose product MQVTKVTADFQNQRVGRKPFTDEELQREFDYYMAQKLLEKLREAELISEGELNKITVKNRQSFSPYLARIMP is encoded by the coding sequence ATGCAGGTGACAAAAGTGACGGCTGATTTTCAAAATCAGAGGGTTGGACGGAAACCTTTCACAGACGAGGAACTGCAAAGGGAATTTGACTATTACATGGCGCAAAAACTGCTGGAAAAGCTGCGGGAGGCGGAACTGATTTCTGAGGGTGAATTGAACAAAATTACGGTGAAAAACCGCCAGTCTTTCTCTCCCTATCTGGCTCGGATTATGCCCTGA
- a CDS encoding recombinase family protein — protein MKRITKIEENMLLEKRKLRVAAYCRVSTARDEQLVSLAAQKAHYENYIKSNDEWEFAGLYYDEGISGTKKEKRDGLLAMVAACERGTIDFVITKSISRFARNTTDCLELVRKLLDLNIYIYFEKENLNTGSMESELMLSILSSLAESESVSISENEKWGIKRRFQNGTFIISYPPYGYDNVDGEMVIVPEQAEIVKQIFADTLAGKSTHEIADELNERGVATKKGGHWTPGTINAIIGNEKYTGDVLFQKTYTDSSFNRHQNRGELDQYLMQDHHEAIISKEEFELANAVLKQRGREKGNGYDTGRYQNRYGFSGRICCGECGGKYKRRMHYKPSGQYVAWACANHLKDKESCSQKYITDDALKLAFVTMMNKLVFGHQMVLLPLLQSLRGLNDQSRLLKIEELETAIEKNKEQKQVLTNLMASGYLEPALFNKESNELAAEAETLRQEKDGLMRSVNGDMAKIEELQRLLRFTSKGTMMTEFDDETFLSFAEWITVLSRKEVVFELKCGLSLKERLVEP, from the coding sequence ATGAAACGGATCACAAAGATTGAAGAGAATATGCTCCTCGAAAAGAGAAAACTTAGAGTGGCGGCCTACTGCCGGGTATCTACAGCCAGAGATGAACAGCTTGTTAGTCTGGCAGCGCAGAAGGCCCACTATGAGAATTATATCAAATCCAATGATGAGTGGGAGTTTGCCGGACTTTACTATGACGAAGGCATTTCCGGTACGAAAAAAGAAAAGCGGGACGGGCTGCTGGCGATGGTTGCCGCCTGCGAGAGAGGAACGATTGACTTCGTCATTACCAAATCCATCAGCCGTTTTGCCAGAAATACCACGGACTGCCTGGAACTGGTGCGGAAGCTGCTGGACTTAAATATCTACATCTATTTTGAAAAAGAAAATCTAAACACGGGCTCCATGGAGAGTGAATTAATGCTTTCCATTTTAAGCAGTCTGGCAGAAAGCGAGTCGGTGTCCATTTCTGAAAATGAGAAGTGGGGTATCAAGCGACGCTTTCAGAATGGAACCTTCATCATTTCCTATCCCCCATATGGTTATGACAATGTGGACGGGGAGATGGTGATCGTGCCGGAGCAGGCGGAGATCGTGAAACAGATCTTTGCGGACACGCTTGCGGGGAAAAGTACCCACGAGATTGCGGATGAATTAAATGAGCGTGGCGTTGCTACCAAGAAGGGCGGACATTGGACACCGGGTACCATCAATGCCATCATCGGGAATGAAAAGTATACGGGTGACGTCCTGTTCCAGAAAACCTATACGGACAGCAGCTTTAACCGACACCAAAACCGGGGAGAGCTTGACCAGTACCTGATGCAGGACCACCATGAAGCAATCATTAGCAAGGAAGAGTTTGAACTGGCCAATGCGGTTTTGAAGCAGCGGGGGCGTGAAAAAGGAAATGGCTATGATACCGGGAGATACCAGAACAGGTACGGCTTTTCCGGCAGGATCTGCTGTGGAGAATGCGGCGGCAAATATAAGAGACGGATGCATTATAAACCCAGTGGTCAATATGTAGCCTGGGCTTGTGCCAATCATCTGAAAGACAAGGAAAGCTGTTCGCAAAAATACATCACGGATGATGCCCTGAAACTGGCTTTTGTTACCATGATGAACAAGCTGGTCTTTGGACATCAAATGGTGTTGCTCCCTCTTTTGCAGAGCTTGCGGGGCCTGAATGATCAATCCCGGCTGCTAAAGATTGAGGAACTGGAAACGGCCATCGAGAAAAACAAGGAGCAGAAACAGGTGCTGACGAACCTGATGGCAAGCGGCTATCTGGAACCTGCTCTTTTTAATAAGGAAAGTAATGAACTTGCAGCGGAAGCAGAAACCCTGCGGCAGGAAAAGGATGGGCTGATGCGCTCCGTCAATGGAGATATGGCCAAGATAGAAGAATTGCAGCGGCTGCTCCGGTTTACATCCAAAGGAACCATGATGACGGAATTTGATGATGAGACCTTTCTTTCCTTTGCGGAATGGATTACCGTGCTGTCCAGAAAAGAAGTGGTTTTTGAATTGAAATGCGGACTGTCCCTGAAAGAAAGGCTGGTGGAACCATGA
- a CDS encoding recombinase family protein — translation MELSRNITVIPARKRVGNTAAAEQRPKLRVAAYCRVSTDSEEQASSYEVQVAHYTQFIQKNPEWELAGIYADDGITGTNTKKREEFNRMIQDCMDGNIDMIITKSISRFARNTLDCLKYIRELKEKNIPVFFEKENINTMDSKGEVLLTIMASLAQQESQSLSQNIKLGLQYRFQNGEVRVNHSRFLGYTKDEEGNLIIEPAEAKVVKRIYREYLEGASLLQIGRGLEADSILTGAGKTKWRPETLKKILQNEKYIGDALLQKTYTVDFLNKKRVQNKGIVPQYYVENSHEPIIPRDLYMQVQEEMIRRANLHSGANRKKRVYSSKYALSSIVYCSKCGEIYRRIAWNNRGKHSTVWRCCTRVEYGPEECDAPTIQESELQEAVARAINDLLGGRDTFLPILQANIFQVLENNSSGKIAEIDRRLVEQQQKLLKLANGKKDYNAVADEIHSLREQRQKVLAQDAERDGQKKHIEEMKAFLEEQKDIPIEYDEQLVRRLVEKVTVFDEKIAVKFKSGVEIEVDR, via the coding sequence GTGGAACTGAGTAGGAATATTACTGTGATCCCAGCCAGAAAGCGTGTGGGTAACACAGCCGCAGCGGAACAGAGACCAAAGCTGAGAGTCGCTGCTTACTGCCGGGTTTCCACGGACAGTGAGGAGCAGGCATCCAGCTACGAAGTGCAGGTGGCGCATTATACGCAATTTATCCAGAAGAATCCGGAATGGGAGCTGGCGGGGATTTATGCCGATGACGGGATCACCGGAACGAATACGAAAAAGCGGGAGGAATTTAACCGCATGATCCAGGACTGCATGGACGGGAACATTGATATGATCATTACCAAGTCCATCAGCCGGTTTGCCAGAAATACTCTGGATTGCCTGAAATATATCCGGGAACTGAAGGAAAAGAACATTCCGGTTTTCTTTGAAAAAGAGAATATCAATACCATGGATTCCAAGGGTGAGGTGCTGCTTACCATTATGGCAAGCCTGGCACAGCAGGAAAGCCAGTCTTTGAGCCAGAACATCAAACTCGGCCTGCAGTACCGTTTCCAGAACGGAGAAGTCCGGGTCAATCACAGCCGTTTCCTGGGCTACACAAAGGATGAGGAAGGAAACCTGATCATAGAGCCTGCGGAGGCGAAAGTGGTAAAGCGGATTTACCGGGAATACCTGGAAGGGGCAAGCCTGCTCCAGATTGGGCGTGGCTTGGAAGCGGATAGCATTCTTACCGGGGCAGGGAAAACGAAATGGCGTCCGGAAACACTGAAGAAGATCCTGCAGAATGAAAAGTACATCGGAGACGCCCTTTTGCAGAAGACATATACTGTTGATTTCCTCAATAAAAAGCGGGTGCAGAACAAGGGGATTGTTCCACAGTATTATGTGGAAAACAGCCATGAGCCCATTATTCCACGTGACCTTTATATGCAGGTGCAGGAGGAGATGATCCGGCGGGCAAACCTCCACAGCGGAGCCAACCGGAAAAAGAGGGTTTACAGCAGCAAGTATGCCTTATCCAGCATTGTTTACTGCTCCAAGTGCGGCGAGATTTACCGGCGGATCGCATGGAATAACCGGGGAAAACATTCCACCGTGTGGCGGTGCTGTACCCGTGTGGAATACGGACCGGAAGAATGTGACGCACCGACGATCCAGGAGTCAGAGTTACAGGAAGCGGTGGCAAGGGCAATCAATGACCTGTTAGGCGGCAGAGATACTTTCCTGCCCATCCTGCAGGCGAATATCTTTCAGGTGCTTGAGAATAACAGCAGCGGGAAGATTGCAGAGATTGACCGCAGGCTGGTGGAACAACAGCAGAAACTACTGAAATTGGCAAATGGAAAGAAAGATTACAACGCTGTAGCTGATGAAATCCACAGCCTCCGGGAGCAGAGGCAGAAGGTGCTGGCACAGGATGCAGAGCGTGACGGGCAGAAAAAGCATATCGAAGAGATGAAAGCATTTCTGGAGGAACAGAAAGATATACCGATAGAGTATGATGAACAGCTGGTTAGGCGGCTGGTGGAAAAGGTAACCGTTTTTGATGAGAAGATAGCAGTGAAATTTAAGTCTGGTGTGGAGATAGAAGTGGATAGATAG
- a CDS encoding helix-turn-helix domain-containing protein, protein MGKLVRISRDSGLYLATMWFIMEMSGGVKMTTSDMIRELCEKMNISISELARRIGQSPQNFNKKLQRGTVKAEEMMEIADALGITFEQSFMLPDGEKVGLF, encoded by the coding sequence GTGGGAAAATTAGTGCGTATATCGAGGGATAGTGGATTGTATTTAGCAACCATGTGGTTTATAATGGAAATGTCTGGAGGAGTGAAAATGACAACATCTGATATGATTCGGGAACTTTGTGAAAAAATGAATATCAGCATCTCAGAGCTTGCTCGTAGGATTGGGCAGTCGCCGCAGAATTTTAATAAGAAGTTGCAACGAGGGACTGTTAAAGCAGAAGAAATGATGGAGATTGCGGATGCGTTGGGAATTACGTTTGAGCAGAGTTTTATGTTGCCGGATGGAGAAAAAGTAGGTTTATTTTGA
- a CDS encoding AAA family ATPase, with the protein MIFKSIRLKEGFFERAIIFSEGVNLIHSEKNSCGKTTLLRFMLYALGYNIPNTRKIKFDRCEVELVIECETVGQILLLRHGDIAIEATVKDQKRTFVLPEQQNDLHTIIFGTENVDILGNLLGAFYVDQEKGWTLLNRGIVIGSIHFKIEELIRGLSDCDCSELIRKEAQLSREMTKYKQMFSVAQYRETLDQEAGELVTDSYEEESDVTVNQLLLRKKRLKSELRRIDNTLSDNRRFKKFVADMKLLVQAPDGSTFPVTENNIVGLNDAIDLLIAKRKMVSKEFATVSGLLDRIEKDKDKEYEQLEFYKSASQLEIFDKRIARMPMNPVAIDQEIKRLNKEIKSIRTEINNITRNNNSVVSAISKNVIKYAEELGLGNKETIPASYLFTSNLKELSGAVLHKTAFAFRLAYITVIEDTLKIKLPIILDSPSGKEVDQANIKLMMDILKRDFADHQIIIASIFNYDFDEAKIIEIKDRLITENSL; encoded by the coding sequence GTGATTTTCAAATCAATTCGTCTCAAAGAAGGCTTTTTTGAACGTGCGATTATATTCTCGGAAGGTGTTAATTTGATTCACAGTGAAAAAAATAGTTGTGGAAAAACTACCCTTCTGCGTTTTATGTTATACGCGCTTGGTTACAACATTCCTAATACACGGAAAATTAAGTTTGACCGCTGTGAGGTGGAACTAGTGATAGAATGTGAGACAGTAGGGCAGATTTTATTACTACGTCATGGTGATATTGCGATTGAAGCTACAGTAAAGGATCAAAAAAGAACGTTCGTACTTCCAGAACAGCAAAATGATTTGCATACAATTATTTTTGGAACAGAGAATGTGGACATTTTAGGAAATTTATTAGGGGCTTTTTATGTAGATCAAGAAAAAGGATGGACATTGCTGAACCGGGGGATTGTAATTGGAAGCATTCATTTTAAGATTGAAGAATTGATTCGTGGATTATCAGATTGTGATTGTTCTGAATTAATCCGTAAAGAAGCACAGCTATCAAGAGAGATGACGAAGTATAAGCAAATGTTTAGTGTTGCACAGTATAGGGAAACTTTGGATCAAGAGGCAGGAGAGCTAGTAACAGATAGTTATGAAGAAGAATCGGATGTTACTGTTAATCAGCTCCTTCTGCGCAAAAAGAGATTAAAATCCGAACTTCGTAGAATTGATAATACCTTATCGGATAATAGAAGGTTTAAAAAGTTTGTTGCTGATATGAAATTGCTTGTTCAGGCTCCCGATGGGTCAACTTTTCCAGTAACTGAAAATAATATTGTCGGCTTAAACGATGCAATAGATTTGCTGATTGCAAAGAGAAAAATGGTATCTAAAGAATTTGCCACGGTTTCTGGATTACTTGATAGAATTGAAAAGGATAAAGATAAGGAATATGAACAACTGGAATTTTATAAATCTGCCAGCCAGTTAGAAATATTTGATAAGAGAATAGCGAGAATGCCAATGAATCCGGTTGCGATTGATCAGGAAATAAAACGACTAAACAAAGAAATTAAATCAATTAGAACAGAAATCAATAATATAACTCGGAATAATAATAGTGTTGTTTCGGCCATATCTAAGAATGTAATTAAATATGCAGAGGAGCTTGGTCTGGGTAATAAAGAGACAATACCTGCATCGTATCTTTTTACATCAAACCTAAAAGAACTTTCAGGGGCAGTTTTGCATAAAACGGCTTTTGCATTTAGGCTTGCATACATTACTGTAATTGAGGACACCCTTAAAATCAAACTGCCAATTATTCTTGATTCGCCCAGTGGAAAAGAGGTTGACCAAGCTAATATTAAGCTGATGATGGATATTTTGAAAAGGGATTTTGCAGATCATCAGATTATTATTGCTTCTATTTTTAATTATGATTTTGACGAAGCGAAGATTATAGAAATTAAAGACCGTCTGATCACAGAGAATTCTTTGTAA